A genomic segment from Aegilops tauschii subsp. strangulata cultivar AL8/78 chromosome 1, Aet v6.0, whole genome shotgun sequence encodes:
- the LOC109779266 gene encoding protein root UVB sensitive 6: MAPAMGLKRPAAAAAAATATQTITLPPQGVAVRDAVRGAVRDAELPPRAPAMSAPAPAAAVDGVLCFEEVEGRRWSYVVEGAASSAGKTGRVSARARGGSAAPVGATFRAVPLQSPLPPAEEIMSFIRSYVVPEGFPDSVTPSYVPYMTWRALKHFFGGAMSVFTTRALLNSVGVSQSRATSGAVAINWILKDGAGRVGKMLFARQGKKFDYDLKQLRFSGDLMMELGAGIELATAAFPQLFLPLACMANVVKNVAAVTSTSTRTPIYKAYAKGENIGDVTAKGESVGNIADLLGTGMSILMSKRNPSLVASFAVLSCGYLLSSYQEVRSVVLNTLNTARFTVAVDSFIKTGHVPSLKEGNLEETIFNPPWRHQPVAIGSRFGEAFQEPASFVATRPLFEDERYIVTYNPAKDKVYALLKDQAKQDDILKAAFHAHVLLHFINASHANLKARKRMNSDQGSYHYVNPNPLNMDFLAHIEESCKIVTSSYGVFKRKAREQGWIMSDSLLNPGRARLCGVAPQ, from the exons ATGGCTCCGGCGATGGGGCTCaagcggccggcggcggcggcggcggcggcgacggccacGCAGACCATCACGCTGCCCCCGCAGGGGGTTGCCGTGAGGGACGCGGTGCGCGGCGCCGTCAGGGACGCCGAGCTGCCCCCGAGGGCGCCGGCGATGTCGGCGCCCGCGCCCGCAGCCGCCGTGGACGGGGTCCTGTGCTTCGAGGAGGTGGAGGGCAGGCGGTGGAGCTACGTCGTCGAGGGCGCCGCGTCCTCCGCCGGGAAGACGGGGAGGGTCAGCGCCAGGGCCAGGGGCGGCTCCGCCGCGCCGGTGGGGGCCACCTTCAGGGCCGTGCCGCTCCAGTCTCCGCTGCCGCCCGCCGAG GAAATTATGTCCTTCATAAGGTCATATGTTGTGCCTGAAGGTTTTCCAGACAGCGTGACTCCTTCATATGTTCCATACATGACATGGAGGGCACTGAAG CATTTCTTTGGCGGCGCAATGAGTGTATTTACAACAAGAGCCTTGTTAAACTCCGTAGGAGTCTCACAAAGCAGGGCTACGTCTGGTGCTGTGGCTATTAACTGGATACTCAAG GATGGTGCTGGGCGTGTCGGAAAAATGCTTTTCGCGCGTCAAGGGAAGAAATTTGATTATGACCTAAAGCAG CTCCGCTTTTCTGGGGATCTCATGATGGAACTAGGAGCTGGGATAGAGTTAGCTACTGCTGCGTTCCCTCAACTTTTCCTACCGTTGGCTTGCATGGCAAACGTTGTCAAG AATGTTGCTGCTGTTACGTCGACCTCAACCCGCACACCGATTTACAAGGCATATGCAAAAGGAGAAAATATTGGAGATGTTACTGCTAAAGGAGAAAGTGTTGGGAACATTGCTGATCTG TTGGGTACTGGTATGAGCATTCTAATGTCCAAGAGGAATCCATCATTGGTGGCTTCATTTGCAGTCTTGTCTTGTGGATATCTGCTTAGTTCATATCAGGAG GTGAGATCTGTTGTGCTGAACACGCTAAATACGGCAAGATTCACTGTGGCAGTGGATTCCTTCATAAAGACTG GGCATGTTCCTTCATTGAAGGAAGGGAACTTAGAGGAGACTATATTTAATCCGCCTTGGAGGCATCAACCTGTGGCCATAG GATCAAGATTTGGAGAGGCATTTCAGGAACCTGCTTCATTTGTTGCTACAAGGCCTTTGTTTGAG GATGAGAGGTACATCGTTACATATAACCCTGCAAAGGACAAGGTTTATGCTTTGCTCAAGGACCAAGCAAAGCAAGATGACATTCTCAAAGCTGCCTTCCAC GCACATGTGTTGCTGCATTTTATTAATGCATCACATGCTAATCTGAAAGCACGGAAGCGCATGAACTCTGATCAGGGGTCATACCACTATGTGAACCCAAACCCATTGAACATGGACTTCCTAGCACACATTGAAGAATCTTGCAAGATTGTTACATCGTCGTATGGAGTATTCAAGAGGAAAGCAAGAGAACAG GGATGGATAATGTCTGACTCGCTACTGAACCCGGGCCGTGCTCGGCTGTGTGGAGTAGCACCACAGTGA
- the LOC109779268 gene encoding PHD finger protein ALFIN-LIKE 5 has protein sequence MDAAGAGAGAPYASRTAEEVFRDFRGRRAGMIKALTQEVDKFYQLCDPEKENLCLYGYPNETWEVTLPAEEVPPEIPEPALGINFARDGMNEKDWLALVAVHSDSWLLAVSFYFAARFGFDKEARRRLFNMINNLPTIFEVVTGAAKKQIKEKAPNSTHKSNNKPSMKTYSKPESQSKAPKIAAPPKDEDESGEDYGEEEEEERDNTLCGTCGTNDGKDEFWICCDNCERWYHGKCVKITPARAEHIKHYKCPDCSNKRARA, from the exons ATGgacgccgccggcgccggcgccggcgcgccCTACGCCTCCCGCACGGCGGAGGAGGTCTTCCGCGACTTCCGCGGCCGCCGCGCCGGCATGATCAAGGCCCTCACCCAAG AAGTGGACAAGTTCTACCAGCTCTGCGACCCCG AAAAGGAGAACTTGTGCCTTTATGGGTACCCTAATGAAACATGGGAAGTGACGTTGCCTGCTGAGGAAGTCCCCCCAGAGATTCCTGAACCAGCACTTGGAATCAACTTTGCTAGGGATGGCATGAACGAGAAGGATTGGCTGGCACTAGTTGCTGTTCACAGTGATTCCTGGTTGTTGGCTGTTTCATTCTACTTCGCGGCACGGTTTGGATTTGACAAAGAGGCAAG GAGGCGACTCTTCAACATGATAAATAACCTGCCTACAATATTTGAAGTCGTGACTGGGGCTGcaaagaagcagatcaaggagaaGGCCCCCAACAGTACGCACAAAAGCAATAATAAGCCAAGCATGAAAACT TATTCAAAGCCTGAGTCCCAGTCAAAGGCCCCAAAGATAGCAGCGCCCCCAAAGGATGAAGATGAGAGCGGCGAGGACtatggagaagaagaggaggaagagcgCGACAACACCTTGTGTGGTACCTGTGGAACAAACGACGGCAAGGACGAGTTCTGGATCTGCTGCGACAACTGCGAGCGGTGGTATCATGGGAAATGCGTCAAGATCACGCCTGCTCGAGCCGAGCACATCAAGCACTACAAGTGCCCAGACTGCAGCAACAAGAGGGCGAGGGCGTAA